A genomic window from Tautonia rosea includes:
- a CDS encoding collagen-like triple helix repeat-containing protein: MRVDPSRASALALWFVAMLAIAGSPHGAHAQAPPNRGGGFERGAPPAAGAGGPAGGQAAGQGGAVGGYGPPGGYGQPGQSGPASESAAPASRQAPVDLDAVPIDTTPLARFIPEDAYGAFLEFNGLNAAPNVWQGSSAYAMLNDTSLGEMLQEVIAQFIEAAPNAPAGVMTGPEVVAVLEHLARHGMVLASPMNAQGSASEAILVLRGAAHREVRPLFGKLIGTIAAEGAKPQVVSKPGNRQIVVMDTPPFGLEGVTEWAWWIEGDDLVFVFNSIEAADRVMAVLDEQAPNAVNNPIRQQLMAVENGFQPLAVGSLQLDRPGAGEAERSMIEENGLNRLDLRWGFDGEDSLTVVNLDAPAPRQGFMTAFDQPAIPMSDLPPIPREVDNLTILSVNPAGIYDALSAIADQSAPPLATQLQSFEESVRSRARLDFRDDVLASLGPKITAYTLPRPVSRPASGNPLAGIMNALGGLGLPQFVVAIELQNGSEFTSKLDGMILAINEQLASLLPPPPEPPPADGAGAFPPAGAQQGRQGGGLPGQAGRDEAPEPPEPPKFSMTLATPRTYLLRLPEGLYGLTGYQPTITMGQNYLIFASNPVAARQCRELEQADADDRWSPPANLAGRLPGNLTMLVVNDPSQSLPSAIAGLPAALNAAMASAASALEPGAAGGGPAGGAPGAMASGPGASGFSPTPNEFSDGDPRSFAGGAAGSAPPPGASGFQGQPGAEGYPGAAGASGYPGAASAEGYPGAAGASGYPGAAGAGGYPGAPGVAGAPGAPAGPTTIRISPTLIPSPDSLRRYLGTAVYSVSADEGGIRIEARESVPGQWGLDGLGAGPALSLPASSALGGRN; encoded by the coding sequence GTGCGCGTCGACCCGAGCCGAGCCTCTGCCCTCGCCCTTTGGTTCGTCGCGATGCTCGCGATCGCGGGCTCGCCCCACGGTGCCCATGCTCAGGCTCCCCCCAACCGGGGAGGGGGCTTCGAGCGAGGCGCCCCTCCCGCAGCCGGTGCCGGCGGTCCTGCTGGTGGCCAGGCGGCCGGACAGGGTGGAGCCGTGGGTGGCTACGGACCGCCCGGGGGCTATGGCCAACCCGGTCAATCCGGTCCTGCGTCGGAAAGCGCTGCTCCCGCCTCACGCCAGGCGCCGGTCGATCTCGACGCCGTCCCCATCGACACCACACCCCTGGCGCGTTTTATCCCCGAAGATGCCTACGGCGCCTTCCTTGAATTCAACGGTCTGAACGCCGCTCCCAACGTCTGGCAAGGCTCCTCCGCCTACGCCATGCTGAACGACACGAGCCTCGGCGAGATGCTTCAAGAGGTCATTGCCCAGTTCATCGAGGCCGCTCCCAACGCCCCTGCGGGGGTCATGACCGGCCCAGAAGTCGTGGCCGTTCTGGAACACCTGGCCCGGCACGGCATGGTCCTCGCCTCTCCCATGAACGCACAGGGATCAGCCTCCGAGGCAATTCTTGTGCTCCGCGGGGCGGCCCACCGCGAGGTCCGTCCCCTGTTTGGCAAGCTCATCGGAACCATCGCTGCCGAAGGGGCCAAACCTCAGGTCGTGAGCAAGCCCGGAAACCGCCAGATCGTTGTCATGGACACCCCCCCCTTCGGCCTTGAAGGAGTAACCGAATGGGCCTGGTGGATCGAAGGTGACGACCTCGTCTTCGTCTTCAACTCGATTGAGGCTGCCGATCGCGTCATGGCGGTCCTCGACGAACAAGCGCCCAACGCCGTGAACAACCCCATCCGACAGCAATTGATGGCCGTCGAGAACGGGTTCCAGCCGCTCGCGGTCGGCTCCCTTCAGCTCGATCGTCCTGGCGCCGGTGAGGCCGAGCGCTCGATGATCGAGGAAAATGGCTTGAATCGTCTCGATCTACGCTGGGGCTTCGACGGAGAGGATTCCCTGACAGTGGTCAATCTGGATGCTCCGGCTCCTCGGCAGGGCTTCATGACCGCCTTCGATCAGCCAGCCATTCCGATGAGCGACCTCCCCCCGATTCCTCGCGAGGTCGATAATCTGACCATCCTCTCCGTCAATCCCGCCGGAATCTATGACGCCTTAAGCGCGATCGCCGACCAGTCAGCTCCTCCACTGGCAACTCAGTTGCAATCCTTCGAAGAATCGGTCCGCTCGCGAGCCAGGCTCGACTTCCGAGACGACGTCCTCGCTTCCCTCGGACCCAAGATCACGGCTTACACCTTGCCCAGGCCCGTATCCCGTCCTGCGTCGGGCAACCCCCTGGCTGGCATCATGAACGCGCTCGGAGGGCTCGGCCTTCCTCAGTTCGTCGTGGCGATCGAACTCCAGAACGGCTCGGAGTTCACCAGCAAGCTCGACGGAATGATTCTGGCCATCAATGAACAGCTCGCCAGCTTGCTTCCGCCTCCTCCCGAGCCTCCCCCGGCCGACGGTGCTGGTGCCTTCCCTCCTGCTGGCGCTCAGCAAGGCCGACAGGGCGGTGGCTTGCCCGGTCAGGCCGGTCGCGACGAGGCCCCCGAGCCTCCGGAACCGCCAAAGTTCTCGATGACCCTGGCCACCCCCCGAACCTACTTGCTCCGGCTTCCCGAAGGACTCTACGGTCTGACCGGATATCAGCCCACGATCACAATGGGCCAGAACTACCTGATCTTCGCCTCCAACCCGGTTGCCGCCCGTCAATGCCGAGAGCTGGAACAGGCCGACGCCGATGATCGCTGGTCGCCTCCCGCCAATCTCGCCGGTCGGCTGCCCGGAAACCTGACCATGCTCGTCGTGAACGACCCAAGCCAGTCCCTCCCCTCGGCCATCGCCGGCCTTCCTGCGGCCCTCAACGCTGCCATGGCGTCTGCCGCCTCGGCCCTCGAGCCCGGTGCGGCAGGCGGTGGGCCTGCCGGTGGTGCTCCGGGTGCCATGGCTTCCGGCCCCGGTGCCAGTGGATTTTCCCCAACGCCGAATGAATTTAGCGATGGGGATCCCCGAAGCTTTGCCGGAGGCGCTGCCGGTTCCGCTCCCCCTCCGGGAGCGAGCGGTTTCCAGGGACAACCCGGCGCGGAAGGGTACCCCGGGGCTGCCGGTGCAAGCGGGTATCCCGGAGCTGCCAGCGCAGAAGGGTATCCCGGAGCTGCCGGCGCAAGCGGTTACCCTGGGGCTGCCGGCGCAGGCGGTTATCCTGGGGCTCCGGGCGTAGCAGGTGCTCCCGGAGCACCCGCCGGTCCAACTACGATCCGTATTTCCCCAACACTGATTCCTTCGCCCGACTCCCTCCGACGCTACCTTGGCACGGCCGTCTACTCGGTTTCGGCCGATGAGGGTGGCATCCGGATCGAGGCCCGGGAATCCGTGCCCGGTCAGTGGGGCCTTGATGGCCTCGGTGCCGGACCGGCCCTTTCACTTCCGGCTTCGTCTGCCCTGGGCGGACGAAACTAA
- a CDS encoding alpha/beta hydrolase, with translation MAFATIQYFSQALRKASAFNIVFPDDPRIDRPWSVYYLLHGLSDDHTIWMRRTSIERYVAGLPMAVVMPDGGRGWYTNAVEGASYEDDLLELVSFVDRTFPVKAERSGRAIGGLSMGGYGAVKIGVKYHDRFSSVNSHSGALGFVHGIGEGRALSPEFGRIFGPKPSGGSDDPFALVEQIDHGLLPKLRIDCGTEDFLLDQNRAFHGHLNDLQIPHEYEEFPGGHDWAYWDAHVQEAVGFHALNLGLR, from the coding sequence ATGGCGTTTGCCACGATCCAGTATTTCAGCCAGGCCTTGCGCAAGGCATCGGCGTTCAATATCGTCTTTCCGGACGATCCAAGGATTGACCGTCCCTGGTCGGTGTATTACCTGCTCCACGGTCTCTCGGACGACCATACGATCTGGATGCGTCGGACGAGTATTGAGCGGTATGTCGCCGGGTTGCCGATGGCCGTTGTCATGCCCGATGGGGGGCGTGGTTGGTATACCAATGCCGTTGAAGGTGCATCGTACGAGGATGATTTGCTGGAACTGGTCTCGTTCGTCGATCGAACGTTTCCGGTCAAAGCCGAGCGATCGGGGCGGGCGATTGGCGGCCTTTCGATGGGAGGATACGGCGCGGTGAAGATCGGGGTGAAGTATCACGACCGATTTTCGAGCGTGAACTCTCACTCTGGAGCACTTGGATTTGTTCATGGAATTGGCGAAGGCCGCGCCTTGAGTCCCGAGTTCGGTCGGATTTTCGGACCCAAACCGTCGGGGGGCTCTGACGATCCGTTTGCCCTGGTCGAGCAGATTGATCACGGGCTCTTGCCGAAGCTTCGGATCGATTGTGGGACCGAAGACTTCCTGCTCGATCAGAATCGAGCATTTCATGGTCATTTGAACGACTTGCAGATTCCGCATGAATATGAGGAGTTTCCTGGCGGTCATGACTGGGCATACTGGGATGCCCACGTTCAGGAGGCTGTCGGGTTTCATGCCCTGAACCTGGGGTTGCGCTGA
- a CDS encoding ACT domain-containing protein → MEFVSEVTARLENKPGRLAKICAAMAHEKINIRAMSVMDSGDRSVLRMIAEPIDSTRQVLTSLGVEAEFHEVMAVELDNKPGALAKLLQRLADEHINIEYAYTSAVGQGRALGIFQTDTPKKTAQVLSAASTSANGSDRESGRRPLHTR, encoded by the coding sequence ATGGAATTCGTTAGCGAAGTGACTGCCCGGCTCGAAAACAAACCCGGTCGGCTCGCCAAGATCTGCGCAGCCATGGCTCATGAGAAAATCAACATTCGAGCCATGTCCGTCATGGATTCCGGCGATCGGAGCGTCCTCCGGATGATTGCCGAGCCGATCGACTCCACGCGCCAGGTGCTCACCTCGCTCGGCGTCGAAGCCGAGTTCCACGAGGTTATGGCTGTCGAACTGGACAACAAGCCCGGTGCCCTCGCCAAGCTGCTCCAACGCCTAGCCGACGAGCATATTAACATCGAATATGCCTACACGTCCGCCGTCGGGCAGGGGCGCGCCCTCGGCATCTTCCAGACCGATACGCCGAAGAAAACCGCTCAGGTCCTCTCCGCCGCCTCGACCTCCGCAAACGGCTCAGACCGAGAGAGTGGCCGTCGGCCGCTCCATACCCGCTGA
- a CDS encoding MBL fold metallo-hydrolase: MRISFHGATKQVTGSAHLVEINNRRILLDCGLFESDRFNPESPNRQFDFDPASLDAVIVSHSHNDHIGRLPVLIRHGFKGPIYTTPATADILNIMLRDSARIQREDARNAQLRNPDSEPLSPLFELSDVEWVIERLVRLPYEEATELLPGITLTYHDAGHILGSAMVQLDFKEGDDRRRFLFTGDLGRRDMGMLHNPTVVKDIDVLVSESTYGAKELDIYDTLLKQLHAIVLRAIRLQSKIIIPAFSLGRTQKMIHSFLELFHQHRVKPVPIYVDSPLATRLTEVHREHPSCYTPDSIKLLESDGSLFSAPELHFCPTWDDSRRLNYLNGPLIIIASSGMCEAGRIRHHLRHAVEDPDNAIVIVSYQAEKTLGRKIAEGAERIQIMDRWHDLNCAVYVLDGFSGHADRNDFAWWYEQTGGNISSAFLVHGEPESMEALAPLLQPYVQNPVVIPEKGQSFDV, from the coding sequence TTGCGTATCTCGTTCCACGGCGCGACGAAGCAGGTCACGGGAAGTGCCCACCTCGTCGAAATCAACAATCGCCGCATCTTGCTCGACTGCGGACTCTTCGAGAGTGACCGATTTAACCCCGAAAGCCCGAACCGCCAGTTCGACTTCGACCCTGCCTCACTCGACGCGGTCATCGTCTCCCACTCCCACAACGACCACATCGGCCGCCTTCCCGTCCTCATCCGCCACGGCTTCAAGGGGCCGATCTACACCACTCCCGCCACCGCCGACATTCTCAACATCATGCTGCGCGATAGCGCTCGCATCCAACGCGAGGATGCCCGCAACGCCCAGCTTCGCAACCCCGACTCCGAACCGCTCAGCCCTTTGTTCGAGCTCTCCGACGTCGAGTGGGTCATCGAACGCCTCGTCCGACTCCCCTACGAAGAGGCCACCGAGCTCCTCCCCGGCATCACCCTCACCTACCACGACGCCGGCCACATCCTCGGCTCGGCCATGGTCCAACTCGACTTCAAGGAAGGGGACGATCGCCGCCGCTTCCTCTTTACCGGCGACCTCGGCCGGCGCGACATGGGAATGCTCCACAACCCCACCGTCGTCAAGGACATCGACGTTCTGGTTTCCGAAAGCACCTACGGAGCCAAGGAACTCGACATCTACGACACGCTCCTGAAGCAGCTCCACGCCATCGTCCTTCGTGCCATTCGTCTCCAGAGCAAGATCATCATCCCGGCCTTCAGCCTCGGCCGGACTCAGAAGATGATCCACAGCTTCCTCGAACTCTTCCACCAGCACCGCGTCAAGCCGGTCCCCATTTACGTCGACAGCCCGCTTGCCACCCGCCTCACCGAGGTCCACCGCGAACACCCTTCCTGCTACACCCCCGATTCGATCAAGCTCCTCGAATCCGACGGCTCCCTCTTCAGCGCTCCCGAGTTGCACTTCTGCCCCACCTGGGACGACTCCCGTCGCCTGAACTACCTCAACGGCCCGCTCATCATCATCGCCTCCAGCGGCATGTGCGAGGCCGGTCGCATCCGCCACCACCTCCGCCACGCTGTCGAAGACCCCGACAACGCCATTGTCATCGTCAGTTACCAGGCCGAGAAAACCCTCGGGCGCAAGATCGCCGAAGGGGCCGAACGCATCCAGATCATGGACCGTTGGCACGACCTCAACTGTGCCGTCTACGTCCTCGACGGCTTTTCCGGTCACGCCGACCGCAACGACTTCGCCTGGTGGTACGAGCAAACCGGCGGAAACATCTCCTCCGCCTTCCTCGTCCACGGCGAGCCCGAAAGCATGGAAGCCCTCGCCCCCCTGCTCCAGCCCTACGTACAGAATCCCGTCGTCATCCCCGAAAAAGGCCAGAGCTTCGACGTCTAG
- the recN gene encoding DNA repair protein RecN — protein MLRELSVQNLALIEDARVELREGYCAWTGETGAGKSLLLTALGLVLGGKASADLVRDGKDEARAAAVFDLSGDDELRAEVEAILGGPIDDDQLIVTRRIGANGRSSAHVNGLPVPVATLKRIGARLIDVHGQHETQTLLDPDRQRSLLDAYGGLDRVVAAYLEARSTHETLRKRRLALIEAADRRRRERELLEFERDELTAAEPKAGEYDDLNREARRLAGAESIREAAAEGFALLYDADRSAQAMLGKVARRLEPLGETVPELGEAAATLSRLADEAREVAYMLRDLVDESGDNPGRLEQLEARLALYRKLSHRFRCDPDGLAARWDEVEDQLASIERDEADLQQLDAPLVEAWAALREAAEELTEARRKSSQAFARAVQGHLKDLSLGQAKLLVLVEALPMGDDPTATAPPEGGADRVEIRFAPNPGEPPRPLRKIASGGELSRVTLAIKTVLAGVDRVSTLVFDEIDTGVGGRLGAVLGKKLAALAEHHQIICVTHLPQMASYAMHQWVIRKQTTRGRTRTTIEQLVEDDRIDELAAMLRGDSAAESTKQEALAMLAEAQTVGVR, from the coding sequence GTGCTCCGAGAACTGTCGGTCCAGAATCTGGCCTTGATCGAGGATGCTCGGGTCGAATTGCGGGAAGGCTACTGTGCCTGGACCGGAGAGACCGGCGCGGGCAAGAGCCTCTTGCTGACGGCGCTGGGCTTGGTGCTGGGAGGCAAGGCGTCGGCCGATTTGGTCCGCGACGGCAAGGACGAAGCCCGAGCCGCGGCTGTCTTCGACCTTTCGGGCGACGACGAGCTTCGAGCCGAGGTCGAGGCGATCCTCGGCGGTCCGATCGACGATGACCAGCTGATTGTGACCCGTCGGATCGGAGCAAACGGCCGAAGCTCGGCTCATGTCAATGGCCTGCCGGTTCCGGTTGCGACCTTGAAACGAATTGGCGCTCGCCTGATCGATGTCCACGGACAGCATGAGACCCAGACCCTGCTCGATCCCGACCGCCAGCGGAGCCTGCTCGATGCGTATGGCGGGCTCGACCGAGTCGTGGCGGCCTATCTGGAAGCACGATCGACTCATGAGACACTCCGGAAGCGTCGCCTGGCATTGATTGAGGCGGCAGACCGTCGCCGTCGCGAAAGGGAGCTGCTGGAGTTCGAGCGGGACGAGCTGACCGCGGCTGAACCGAAAGCCGGCGAGTACGACGACCTGAACCGGGAGGCCCGGCGCCTGGCTGGGGCCGAATCGATTCGGGAGGCCGCGGCCGAAGGGTTCGCCTTGCTCTACGATGCCGATCGATCGGCCCAGGCAATGCTGGGCAAGGTCGCCCGACGGCTCGAACCCCTCGGTGAGACGGTGCCGGAGCTGGGAGAGGCTGCCGCGACGCTCAGCCGCCTAGCCGACGAAGCACGGGAAGTCGCCTACATGCTTCGTGATCTGGTTGACGAATCGGGAGACAATCCGGGCCGGCTCGAGCAGCTCGAAGCCCGGTTGGCGCTGTATCGAAAGCTCAGTCATCGGTTCCGATGCGATCCAGACGGCCTGGCCGCGCGGTGGGATGAGGTTGAGGATCAGCTTGCCAGTATCGAGCGGGACGAGGCCGACCTTCAGCAACTGGATGCTCCGCTGGTCGAGGCCTGGGCCGCACTTCGGGAGGCCGCTGAGGAATTGACCGAGGCCCGCCGTAAATCGAGCCAGGCGTTCGCCAGGGCGGTCCAAGGACATCTCAAGGATCTGAGCCTTGGGCAGGCGAAGCTCCTGGTGCTGGTCGAGGCCTTGCCGATGGGTGACGACCCGACGGCGACGGCACCGCCGGAGGGGGGGGCCGATCGGGTCGAAATCCGCTTCGCTCCGAACCCTGGGGAGCCGCCCAGACCCCTGCGGAAGATTGCTTCGGGAGGCGAGCTGTCGCGCGTAACCCTGGCAATCAAGACGGTCCTGGCTGGTGTGGATCGGGTGTCGACGCTGGTTTTTGACGAGATCGACACGGGAGTCGGCGGTCGGCTCGGGGCGGTGCTCGGGAAGAAACTGGCGGCACTGGCGGAGCATCATCAAATCATTTGTGTGACACACTTGCCTCAAATGGCCAGTTATGCGATGCATCAGTGGGTCATCCGCAAGCAGACGACCCGAGGGCGCACGCGGACGACCATCGAACAACTGGTTGAAGACGACCGGATTGATGAGCTGGCCGCGATGCTTCGGGGCGATTCGGCAGCCGAATCGACCAAGCAGGAAGCCCTGGCCATGCTTGCCGAGGCCCAGACGGTGGGAGTTCGCTAA
- a CDS encoding DUF962 domain-containing protein: MPSFMPSASGSPRMARFIEKYRRDHSHPVNHVLHVGVGWPMVAAAILVLPFRPLWSLGLFLGGYAFMFAGHFLFERNLPTILTRPSTPFVIAWAVIRDLGRGLARLVSPR; encoded by the coding sequence ATGCCTTCGTTTATGCCCTCGGCGTCTGGCTCCCCCCGGATGGCTCGCTTTATTGAGAAGTATCGACGGGATCATTCCCACCCCGTCAATCACGTTCTGCATGTGGGGGTGGGTTGGCCAATGGTCGCGGCGGCAATTCTTGTGCTCCCGTTCCGACCGCTGTGGTCGCTGGGCCTGTTTCTTGGCGGTTATGCGTTCATGTTTGCAGGTCATTTCCTGTTTGAGCGGAATTTGCCGACGATCCTGACTCGCCCCAGTACGCCGTTCGTGATTGCCTGGGCCGTGATCCGCGATTTGGGTCGAGGGCTCGCCCGCCTGGTGTCGCCGCGCTGA
- the rsgA gene encoding ribosome small subunit-dependent GTPase A, which produces MSKKKKVRVAFRKNRQTRTRSNDLTRRFEGGEVRGADPVSAERVRAKGALSRHRTVMQEVDDQSTESGSADDPMASMAVDLSECLSGRVLRVHGLESVVQAEDGRRYRCGVRRVLKNLAIDGRNVVAVGDRIWFRPSGEDQGVIEKVEPRFGSVTRGYRHREHVIVANVDQLLIVSAFAEPELKLPLIDRYLISAEKGEVQPIIVLNKADLVDLAAYQWVFGLYAQLGYEVIPCSASSGLGIDRLREVLGQGTTALSGQSGVGKSSLLNVVQPGLNLKVGEVSSWTRKGKHTTTYAELLRLEQGGYVVDTPGLRQFELWDVEPWELEQYFIEFRAYIPHCKFPDCSHIHESDCAVKDALSRDQIFDCRYESYLKLYLQQPIEGE; this is translated from the coding sequence GTGTCGAAAAAGAAAAAGGTCCGCGTCGCGTTTCGCAAGAACCGCCAGACCCGCACTCGATCCAATGATTTGACCCGCCGCTTCGAGGGAGGGGAGGTTCGAGGGGCCGATCCGGTTTCGGCGGAACGTGTGCGCGCGAAAGGGGCGTTGTCGCGGCATCGAACCGTGATGCAGGAGGTCGATGATCAATCGACTGAGTCCGGGTCGGCCGATGATCCGATGGCCTCGATGGCGGTGGATCTTTCGGAATGTCTGTCGGGCCGGGTGCTCCGCGTGCACGGCCTGGAATCGGTCGTGCAGGCTGAGGACGGTAGGAGATACCGGTGCGGGGTCCGTCGGGTCTTGAAGAACCTGGCGATCGACGGGAGAAACGTGGTAGCCGTTGGCGATCGGATCTGGTTTCGACCGAGTGGCGAAGACCAGGGTGTGATCGAAAAGGTGGAACCTCGGTTCGGGTCGGTCACACGCGGCTATCGGCACCGGGAACACGTGATTGTTGCCAACGTCGATCAATTGCTGATTGTCTCGGCCTTTGCCGAACCGGAACTCAAGCTTCCCTTGATCGATCGCTATCTCATCTCGGCCGAGAAGGGAGAAGTTCAGCCGATCATCGTCCTGAATAAGGCGGACCTTGTCGATCTGGCGGCGTATCAGTGGGTGTTTGGTCTGTACGCACAGCTGGGTTACGAAGTCATTCCCTGTTCGGCCAGCAGCGGACTGGGGATTGATCGTCTGCGGGAAGTGCTGGGACAGGGAACGACGGCACTGTCGGGTCAAAGCGGCGTCGGTAAAAGCTCGTTGCTCAATGTCGTGCAGCCGGGATTGAACCTGAAGGTTGGTGAGGTGTCGTCCTGGACACGCAAAGGGAAACACACAACGACCTATGCGGAACTCTTGCGGTTGGAGCAGGGAGGGTACGTGGTCGATACGCCGGGGCTTCGGCAGTTTGAGCTTTGGGATGTTGAGCCCTGGGAACTGGAGCAGTACTTCATCGAGTTCCGGGCGTACATTCCCCATTGTAAGTTTCCGGACTGCTCGCATATTCATGAATCAGACTGCGCAGTGAAGGATGCTCTTTCGCGAGACCAGATTTTCGATTGCCGCTATGAAAGCTACTTGAAACTTTACCTTCAGCAGCCGA
- the metG gene encoding methionine--tRNA ligase subunit beta, translated as MLDEERGCRAPIEVSNMPAVYSLTAEAQPIESTMADPITYDHFAKLDLRIAKVLEARPHPNADKLLLLQVDLGDEQKQIVAGIKQHYSPEDLVGRLIVVVNNLEPAMLRGEASNGMLLAASSGDKVVLLTPADPECLPGSKVK; from the coding sequence ATGCTCGACGAGGAGCGCGGGTGTCGTGCTCCGATCGAGGTGTCGAACATGCCGGCGGTCTATTCCTTGACCGCCGAGGCGCAGCCAATCGAGTCGACGATGGCCGATCCGATCACTTACGACCATTTCGCCAAGCTCGACCTCCGCATTGCCAAGGTGCTGGAGGCTCGTCCCCATCCGAATGCCGACAAACTCCTGCTCCTGCAAGTGGACCTGGGCGACGAACAAAAGCAGATCGTCGCGGGCATCAAGCAGCATTACTCCCCTGAGGACCTGGTCGGTCGTCTCATCGTGGTGGTCAATAACCTGGAGCCGGCCATGCTCCGTGGTGAAGCATCCAACGGCATGTTGCTCGCGGCCAGTTCGGGAGATAAGGTCGTGCTGCTGACCCCGGCCGATCCCGAGTGCCTGCCGGGTTCGAAAGTCAAATAG
- a CDS encoding Ldh family oxidoreductase codes for MSESPRYRPDDLRRLATELLSRAGLARERASALGRLLLWYDAIGAHDFGIVGLGDWLTRLDHGDFDPKQQGRVGPEHASTAVLEASGGLPPLLLARAAEIAGQKARDTGVGIVRVIGLPPSAGPAAAIAADLAIGPFLGLVLGPGSAQSAAIPAPEGVPLIFDSILGDAGGEIEVTDGPTTGDEPMRMIVDRVAPWLLLSGAQEVVVVALAVAAFESLGSFHRRVAEALEGRTAPAGWIFPEAWERHRSEAQQRGIALAESVIGPLRERSAKAGVGFPSPVA; via the coding sequence GTGAGCGAATCCCCCCGCTATCGGCCGGACGACCTGCGGCGATTGGCGACCGAGTTGCTTTCTCGGGCCGGTTTGGCACGCGAGCGAGCGTCGGCTCTGGGTCGCTTATTGCTCTGGTATGATGCGATCGGTGCGCACGATTTCGGCATTGTGGGGCTGGGAGACTGGCTGACCCGGCTCGATCACGGCGATTTTGACCCAAAGCAGCAGGGTCGGGTGGGTCCGGAGCATGCCTCGACGGCGGTGCTAGAGGCTTCCGGGGGGTTGCCGCCGCTATTGCTGGCAAGGGCGGCGGAGATTGCGGGGCAGAAGGCCCGAGACACCGGAGTGGGGATCGTTCGGGTGATCGGACTGCCGCCCTCGGCAGGCCCGGCAGCGGCGATTGCGGCCGATCTGGCGATTGGGCCATTTCTGGGTCTGGTGCTGGGCCCGGGTTCGGCGCAATCGGCCGCAATTCCGGCACCTGAAGGGGTTCCCTTAATTTTTGACTCGATTCTGGGAGATGCCGGGGGCGAGATCGAGGTGACTGACGGGCCGACGACGGGCGATGAGCCGATGCGGATGATCGTCGATCGGGTGGCTCCGTGGCTCTTGCTCTCGGGGGCGCAGGAAGTGGTGGTTGTGGCTCTGGCGGTCGCTGCTTTCGAATCGCTCGGCTCGTTTCACCGCCGCGTGGCGGAGGCGCTCGAAGGACGGACCGCGCCCGCCGGATGGATCTTTCCCGAAGCCTGGGAGCGGCATCGCTCGGAGGCGCAGCAGCGGGGAATTGCGCTGGCTGAGTCGGTCATTGGACCTCTTCGGGAGCGATCGGCAAAGGCCGGGGTCGGATTCCCCAGCCCGGTGGCCTGA